The window AATTTCACATCAACGAAGATAAGCTCTCAATTAAGAGTTCATCTAaataaggaataaaaacaaatgtgtttgtgatataataaataagctacaagatttttttttaagaaatgtgatTCTGTATTTGTCACAGCTCCCGTTCTAAATAATAGAGAGTAGAATCTCCTATAATGAtctcaaatgttgttttaagtTAGCGGattacaacaataaaaagatGGGAAGAACAAAATCTGATTCTGTAATTTGAAACAGTGGCCTCACAAATTCACATGACTGGATTTAGCTATTTATTATCACATATGTACAGAGACATATTGCACAGTACAAACACAAGGTCCTGGCTTTGCTGAAACAAAAGAGAATCCAACATAAACCTCATCTACTCTTAAAtgagggaaaatgttttttgtgcgTTATTTTTTGCTTGTGTGCGTGGTTCAAGGGAGatgcattatttatatttacacagAGAGATAAATATACACTTTACAAACTAATAAAAGCTTTTCCATACTGCTGATAACTTGCCACTGGGTGATAAAACACTGTATTACAGCTTTAAATGAACCTAAAATCAACAAGTCAAGAAATGTTTGTCTACACAGATCGTATTGAAAACCTCCTCTAAGCATTGCTATGCATAGTTGGCCTcctcaagtgtgtgtgagttctcTGCAGTCAGAGCAGTGTAAGAGGAGCACAGGCACATCCACATCTCAGATGTCCTCATGTCTCACTTCCTCACCAACATTCAGTCTCTCAGTCTTTATGGGCAGGACAGGGTGAAGGAGCAGGGGGGGTACAGAGGCTCCACCAGGCTCACATGTTGAAGCTCTCTCCACAGCCACATGTGCCCTTTATGTTTGGATTGTTGAAGACAAATTCACTGGACAGCTTGGACTCCACATAGTCCATCTCAGTACCCAGAAGGGTCAACTGTGCCTTCTTCTCTATGAACACCCTCACACCTGCAAGAGAAGCACAGTACAGTCGTCACCACTCCCTACTTCTGAcctaaatacaaacaatacgATAGTACTTTATTGTCAGGTCGaatctgaaatgtttgtatCACAGCAGCTCAATTTGcaaaaaggacaaatatttaAGACAAGATAAAAGGAAACAGATTGTTACATAATATCACAGTTTAGTATGTTTGACACGTTGCATACAGTAAAACATCCCTTAACAttccaaaaacacacatttaaataaaacctgtGTGTAAGATGTGTAAAATATAGGGCTGTCAATTGATTAaactaaaagataaataaaaaacaattctaGTAAAATTCCCAAATTCTCAATCCCCTTTTGATTCCAAATAAATTATTGTacattaatttaaacatttgatttgattcagaAAAAGATCTTGCATTGGTAGCTTTATATATATGCATTATAAGCCACTTAGAGCAAGTGTTGGAAGTTGAACGGGTTATTGTCTCtctaatatttatttgatttggcTGTGAAACATTTCCTTTACTCCTTTAACTAATTCTCCTCTGCGAAAGTTCATACACATTTGTTATTCACCAGCATGATCAGTGAAAAAACAGGTTGCATCGTAAGGCAGCCTGATTGAATGTGTCAAATAATACTCACCATCTTGTAGTACTTCCTCATCAGATTTGTCTTTATCCTTGGTGTAGTCCAGTGTGTAAGTCAGTCCATTACAGCCACGTGTTCTGACTCCGACTTTCAAACCGATCTATGAAGAGACAAACAGAATGACATCACCATTCAGTGTCAGGTATCCATTATAAATCACTACTT of the Eleginops maclovinus isolate JMC-PN-2008 ecotype Puerto Natales chromosome 12, JC_Emac_rtc_rv5, whole genome shotgun sequence genome contains:
- the isca1 gene encoding iron-sulfur cluster assembly 1 homolog, mitochondrial; translated protein: MSASMVRATVRAVSKRKILPTRAALTLTPAAVNRISLLLKNKPEYIGLKVGVRTRGCNGLTYTLDYTKDKDKSDEEVLQDGVRVFIEKKAQLTLLGTEMDYVESKLSSEFVFNNPNIKGTCGCGESFNM